GCCAAATCCggctaaaaagaaaaagaagagatcAAGGAGAGGGAGCTAGACGAGCACTTGCAAGAGAGCGAGCGGCAGATCTAAAACTGCTATAGTAAAGTAGAACGAAAGTACCTCCCAAAGGTTCTACCTTTTCTTGTGCGTTCGGGAATAAATAGAAAGTTTCTAAATGTATAGAAGACTCTCGATTGATTGGTTGTAATGTTCACGAGGTTGTATATAATCCAATGTTCAGTGATATGACTTTCCTACTGACTGAATTGCTTGAATTAGTTGAAGGTGCGGAGTCTTCTTCTTTTGATTTGAGACGAATTCATTTTTCTACGGAAAGTGCTTTTGATAGGGAATAGGGAAAAGCCTTGCCTTATTCAAGAGTACCAGGAAGGAGAAGAATAAGCATTACCTCTGTTGAAGGAAGAAGCCCCTCcctttgcttatttattcttcctGGTCTTCGGGTCTCATCTGAACGGCTCGCTGCCTATTTAGTTACATTTTTGGTTTTGATTCCAGAACAGAACTAGAGATCCTGGCCCCCTCCCTTGAAAGCTCCTGGTGCTGCGACTATCACCGGTAAGTTGCGTCGGATCAACATCGGGAAACAAATAAACTGCAAAAGCAACTAAGTCAACGCCTATTTGCTGTGGATCTACTGGCCCGGACGCTTGAATCTATTCCACCGCAAACAACCGAATATACTACTGCAGGATCTTCCGCTGCTTTTGTTGTTATTGCTCTCACCTCTCACTACGCCACCTCAGCAGCTGGGACTCCCTAACCTTTTCTATCTATCTTTAGAAGTAGGGCGAGTGAGTCCGTTCCTTTCCCGTGAAGGTTTTGGGATATGTGACCAGATGCTTCCTCCAGATCTAACGTCTCTATCAACGAAATTCTCTTTTCTTCACCGGATCGATACTAACTTACCTACTCCTGCTCCTACCGGATCCAAGAGGGCCGATGCCCGATTCCCCGACCCATTACTCATTCCTTCCCGACTCGATAGGGATTGCAATCTCGAGAGAGGGAGCAACAATTGACCTCCGACAATAGGTAGATGGGGTGGGCTACGATGGATACAGTGAAATCAATCCTTATTCCGCACTCCCTCTCACCGGCCTGAAACATATataaatcatgaattcttcAGAGCGGGCCGGCAGGCCGGGCGTACGGGGACCGTCGAAGAAGTGCCTCAACGCGCCGCAGCCACTACTTTGACTCCTTTTATGCAATTATGAACTCCACGGAACTTTATCAATTCCAACGCAACTTATCCTTTTGGAGCTGACGTAACAAACTACGCGAGCCTCCCAACGAAGCCAACATAAATCCGATccgaataaaaaaaagaaaaggaagtttTATTATTGTGGTATACCAGCCACCTGTTCTGGAACTTCCAGTTCCAATCGAAGCATATAGATCCGTAAATAGATTTGTATGTATAGCCACTTCAGTCGTGCTCGTCCTTTCTCGAAAGTATCTTTTTTCTGGGAACATGGTCAACCAGAAATTATTATGTTCGCGATTCTTCATCCACCGATGGATAAAATGCTCCAGTTTTCCATTCTCATATGAGGCCGGAAAGTGGATTGGCAACAGGTCGGCACGAAGTGATTGATCATGCTCAAACATGAGCCGATCGCTCGTTAGGGACGGTTTATAGATCATCAAATTCCCACAAATGGAATGAAAAGTGGGTCCATGTAAATGATCAAGACCTCGCAAACAACAACGCTCCTTCCCCATATGGAGTTCGGAACCCAAAGGCAATCGTTGAGTGAACTGTATCTTTTTTGTGTTAGTTGACCTAAGCCGCACCCTTACTGCTGGGGTGGGGCTCGGCCTCCGAACCGTACGTGGGACGAGTTTTTGCCTCATACAGCTCGGGCCGAAGACCGGGGGAAGTTTAGAAGAGATGGGGAAACCTAGCAGCTGCCGGTCGGGGCGGGGATAAGCTTACTTCTTCACAAGCCtatccccccaaaaaaaccGACCCTGTAGCACTAGCGCTTCGCGTTCTTTCTATTCCATTCCGGGATAGGCGGCTAATACTAAAATAATTTGGGAAGTAGTCGTCGTCTGACCAATCGGCTCGGACACCAGACCGCCCGTGCCCGCCCATTTTGTCTCGCCCTAAATGGAATGGCTCTCTTAGTTACGCTGCGCCCCGACCCGAGTCCCCACGTCCGCTTTTCTCCGCCCGCAACCCAATAAGTTGGCAAAGCCAACACAAGATTAGGGCCGTCCCCTTCATTCTATGCTGACCCCGGCCCG
This DNA window, taken from Lycium ferocissimum isolate CSIRO_LF1 unplaced genomic scaffold, AGI_CSIRO_Lferr_CH_V1 ctg4096, whole genome shotgun sequence, encodes the following:
- the LOC132044267 gene encoding cytochrome c biogenesis CcmF C-terminal-like mitochondrial protein; this encodes MRQKLVPRTVRRPSPTPAVRVRLRSTNTKKIQFTQRLPLGSELHMGKERCCLRGLDHLHGPTFHSICGNLMIYKPSLTSDRLMFEHDQSLRADLLPIHFPASYENGKLEHFIHRWMKNREHNNFWLTMFPEKRYFRERTSTTEVAIHTNLFTDLYASIGTGSSRTGGWYTTIIKLPFLFFIRIGFMLASLGGSRSLLRQLQKDKLRWN